The Zalophus californianus isolate mZalCal1 chromosome 8, mZalCal1.pri.v2, whole genome shotgun sequence genome has a segment encoding these proteins:
- the SRSF7 gene encoding serine/arginine-rich splicing factor 7 isoform X2 yields MSRYGRYGGETKVYVGNLGTGAGKGELERAFSYYGPLRTVWIARNPPGFAFVEFEDPRDAEDAVRGLDGKVICGSRVRVELSTGMPRRSRFDRPPARRPFDPNDRCYECGEKGHYAYDCHRYSRRRRSRSRSRSHSRSRGRRYSRSRSRSRGRRSRSASPRRSRSVSLRRSRSASLRRSRSGSIKGSRSRSRSRSRSRSLSRPRSSRSKSRSPSPKRSRSPSGSPRRSASPERVD; encoded by the exons ATGTCGCGTTACGGGCGGTATGGAGGAG AAACCAAGGTGTATGTTGGTAATCTGGGAACCGGTGCCGGCAAAGGAGAGTTAGAAAGGGCTTTCAGTTATTATGGTCCCTTAAGAACTGTGTGGATTGCGAGAAATCCTCCAGGATTTGCCTTTGTGGAATTTGAAGATCCTAGAGATGCAGAAGATGCAGTGCGAGGCCTGGATGGGAA GGTGATTTGTGGTTCCCGAGTGAGAGTTGAATTATCAACAGGCATGCCTCGGAGATCTCGTTTTGATAGACCACCCGCCCGACGTCCCTTTGATCCCAATGATAGATGCTATGAGTGTGGCGAAAAGGGACATTATGCTTATGATTGTCATCGTTATAGCCGGCGGCGGCGAAGcag gtcACGGTCTAGATCACATTCGAGGTCCAGGGGTAGGCGATACTCTCGCTCAcgaagcaggagcaggggaaggag ATCAAGATCAGCATCTCCACGACGATCAAGATCGGTGTCTCTTCGTAGATCAAGATCAGCTTCACTCAGACGATCTAGGTCTGGTTCTATAAAAGGATCGAG atcACGGTCAAGGTCAAGATCAAGATCCAGGTCTCTTTCACGACCACGAAGCAG CCGATCAAAGTCCAGATCTCCATCTCCAAAAAGAAG tcgtTCCCCATCAGGAAGTCCGCGAAGAAGTGCAAGTCCTGAAAGAGTGGACTGA
- the SRSF7 gene encoding serine/arginine-rich splicing factor 7 isoform X4: MSRYGRYGGETKVYVGNLGTGAGKGELERAFSYYGPLRTVWIARNPPGFAFVEFEDPRDAEDAVRGLDGKVICGSRVRVELSTGMPRRSRFDRPPARRPFDPNDRCYECGEKGHYAYDCHRYSRRRRSRSRSRSHSRSRGRRYSRSRSRSRGRRSRSASPRRSRSVSLRRSRSASLRRSRSGSIKGSRSRSRSRSRSRSLSRPRSSRSPSGSPRRSASPERVD; encoded by the exons ATGTCGCGTTACGGGCGGTATGGAGGAG AAACCAAGGTGTATGTTGGTAATCTGGGAACCGGTGCCGGCAAAGGAGAGTTAGAAAGGGCTTTCAGTTATTATGGTCCCTTAAGAACTGTGTGGATTGCGAGAAATCCTCCAGGATTTGCCTTTGTGGAATTTGAAGATCCTAGAGATGCAGAAGATGCAGTGCGAGGCCTGGATGGGAA GGTGATTTGTGGTTCCCGAGTGAGAGTTGAATTATCAACAGGCATGCCTCGGAGATCTCGTTTTGATAGACCACCCGCCCGACGTCCCTTTGATCCCAATGATAGATGCTATGAGTGTGGCGAAAAGGGACATTATGCTTATGATTGTCATCGTTATAGCCGGCGGCGGCGAAGcag gtcACGGTCTAGATCACATTCGAGGTCCAGGGGTAGGCGATACTCTCGCTCAcgaagcaggagcaggggaaggag ATCAAGATCAGCATCTCCACGACGATCAAGATCGGTGTCTCTTCGTAGATCAAGATCAGCTTCACTCAGACGATCTAGGTCTGGTTCTATAAAAGGATCGAG atcACGGTCAAGGTCAAGATCAAGATCCAGGTCTCTTTCACGACCACGAAGCAG tcgtTCCCCATCAGGAAGTCCGCGAAGAAGTGCAAGTCCTGAAAGAGTGGACTGA
- the SRSF7 gene encoding serine/arginine-rich splicing factor 7 isoform X1: MSRYGRYGGETKVYVGNLGTGAGKGELERAFSYYGPLRTVWIARNPPGFAFVEFEDPRDAEDAVRGLDGKVICGSRVRVELSTGMPRRSRFDRPPARRPFDPNDRCYECGEKGHYAYDCHRYSRRRRSRSRSRSHSRSRGRRYSRSRSRSRGRRSRSASPRRSRSVSLRRSRSASLRRSRSGSIKGSRYFQSRSRSRSRSRSLSRPRSSRSKSRSPSPKRSRSPSGSPRRSASPERVD, translated from the exons ATGTCGCGTTACGGGCGGTATGGAGGAG AAACCAAGGTGTATGTTGGTAATCTGGGAACCGGTGCCGGCAAAGGAGAGTTAGAAAGGGCTTTCAGTTATTATGGTCCCTTAAGAACTGTGTGGATTGCGAGAAATCCTCCAGGATTTGCCTTTGTGGAATTTGAAGATCCTAGAGATGCAGAAGATGCAGTGCGAGGCCTGGATGGGAA GGTGATTTGTGGTTCCCGAGTGAGAGTTGAATTATCAACAGGCATGCCTCGGAGATCTCGTTTTGATAGACCACCCGCCCGACGTCCCTTTGATCCCAATGATAGATGCTATGAGTGTGGCGAAAAGGGACATTATGCTTATGATTGTCATCGTTATAGCCGGCGGCGGCGAAGcag gtcACGGTCTAGATCACATTCGAGGTCCAGGGGTAGGCGATACTCTCGCTCAcgaagcaggagcaggggaaggag ATCAAGATCAGCATCTCCACGACGATCAAGATCGGTGTCTCTTCGTAGATCAAGATCAGCTTCACTCAGACGATCTAGGTCTGGTTCTATAAAAGGATCGAGGTATTTCCA atcACGGTCAAGGTCAAGATCAAGATCCAGGTCTCTTTCACGACCACGAAGCAG CCGATCAAAGTCCAGATCTCCATCTCCAAAAAGAAG tcgtTCCCCATCAGGAAGTCCGCGAAGAAGTGCAAGTCCTGAAAGAGTGGACTGA
- the SRSF7 gene encoding serine/arginine-rich splicing factor 7 isoform X3, producing MSRYGRYGGETKVYVGNLGTGAGKGELERAFSYYGPLRTVWIARNPPGFAFVEFEDPRDAEDAVRGLDGKVICGSRVRVELSTGMPRRSRFDRPPARRPFDPNDRCYECGEKGHYAYDCHRYSRRRRSRSRSRSHSRSRGRRYSRSRSRSRGRRSRSASPRRSRSVSLRRSRSASLRRSRSGSIKGSRYFQSRSRSRSRSRSLSRPRSSRSPSGSPRRSASPERVD from the exons ATGTCGCGTTACGGGCGGTATGGAGGAG AAACCAAGGTGTATGTTGGTAATCTGGGAACCGGTGCCGGCAAAGGAGAGTTAGAAAGGGCTTTCAGTTATTATGGTCCCTTAAGAACTGTGTGGATTGCGAGAAATCCTCCAGGATTTGCCTTTGTGGAATTTGAAGATCCTAGAGATGCAGAAGATGCAGTGCGAGGCCTGGATGGGAA GGTGATTTGTGGTTCCCGAGTGAGAGTTGAATTATCAACAGGCATGCCTCGGAGATCTCGTTTTGATAGACCACCCGCCCGACGTCCCTTTGATCCCAATGATAGATGCTATGAGTGTGGCGAAAAGGGACATTATGCTTATGATTGTCATCGTTATAGCCGGCGGCGGCGAAGcag gtcACGGTCTAGATCACATTCGAGGTCCAGGGGTAGGCGATACTCTCGCTCAcgaagcaggagcaggggaaggag ATCAAGATCAGCATCTCCACGACGATCAAGATCGGTGTCTCTTCGTAGATCAAGATCAGCTTCACTCAGACGATCTAGGTCTGGTTCTATAAAAGGATCGAGGTATTTCCA atcACGGTCAAGGTCAAGATCAAGATCCAGGTCTCTTTCACGACCACGAAGCAG tcgtTCCCCATCAGGAAGTCCGCGAAGAAGTGCAAGTCCTGAAAGAGTGGACTGA